From Magnetofaba australis IT-1:
GTGACTCACCCCCTCTTCCGAAGCGCCCATCCGCCAATAGGTTTCCAACAATCCCGTTGCGGGATTGAGGAACACATCGCCCAGCCGCTCCAGCGCGGAACTGCGCACGAACTGATCGGCCTCGGGGTCGAACAGCCAATAGAAATAAGGGGGGTTGGGGCGTCCGGTCTCGCGCTCCAGCAGGGCCAGATCGGTGTAGCCATCGCCGTTGAAATCCGCCGCTTTGAGGCCGCCTACACCATCGGCGGTGCGCCAGATCTGCGCGGGGAAGGGGGCCAGGGTTAGCGTCACACGGGCTTGGCGGTCGGCGTAGTCGGGCTTGGCCAGATGGGACAGACGCAGCCCGTGGGCCTCCAGCGCGTCGTCGTTCAGATCGCCCCACGCCTCCAGGGTGAATGCGCCGCGATCGCGGTCCAGGGGGATGCGACACGCGACGCCGCGACCATGGCCGCTCACCTTGGCGGCGAAGTCGCACGCGGGAGCGAGGGTCGGGGCGGCTGCGGCGGGGCTGGGCGAGCAGCAGGCGGCCAGGGCCGTCAGAATGATCAGGGACCGTAGGGACATGGGGCGCTCTTGAAGCGGGATGGCGGCGCGGTCGCCCGCGCCGCCGACTGCGCTTACTGCATGTTCATGCGCGCTTTGAGCGCAGCCAGGGAGTCGCTGGCGCTGGCGCCCTTGTCGTCGCCCAGGGCGGCGTCGATGGCGTCATCGGTGGAGGTGGTCGCCGCCGCCATGTCGCCATAGGCCTGGGCCAGGGACTCCTGCTCGTTGACCTTGTCGCGCATGCGCTCGAGCATGGCGATGGTGCCTTTGCCATCCACTTGCGCCAGTTCGGCGTTGAGCTTCTTGGTGGCGCTGCTGACCTGGGCGCGCGCTTTGAGGGTGCGCAGCTCATTTTCCCACTTGCCGATCTGGTCGCGGATGTTGCGCACATTGCGCTCCAGTTGCGCGGTCATGGCGTCGAGCTTCTGCAGATCCGTTTGCAGGGCGTTGGCGCGGCTGTTGGCCTCGTCGCGCTTGGCCAGCGCCTCGCCAGCCAGACGGTCGGCTTCGGCGGGGTCCAGTTGACCGCTCTGCGCCTTTTGCAGCAGCAGCATCGCTTTGCGCTCGTAGTTGGCGGCGTTCTCCTTATCGGCGTTGACGTCGCGGCGCAGGCGCACCGTCTGCGCCTTGACCTGGGCCAGACTCTCCATGTTGCGGGTCTGATCCTCTTTCAGTTCGCGAATGCCCTGTTCGGCCATCTTGGCCGGGTCTTCCACTTTGTCCATCACCGCGTGGGCTTCGGATTTGCCCCAGGTGAACAGGCGTTGAAAAAATCCACTCATCGACTCTCTCCTCGTGCTTTTCTCGTTGGATTCGCCTGTTCAGGCGGCGGCGCCTTGGGCGAAGGCGATCAACTCATCGGCGAAGTCCACCAGACCCACCGACAGCGCGTTGATGGAGGCCTCCAGCTCATTGAGATCCAGATTGGCCAGTTGCAGGGTGTCGCGGAAGATCACCCGCTGACCATCCTCATCCAGGCAGAAGGCGCCGTGAACCAACTCGCGGTTCATCTGCAGCAGGCGCTTGTAGACCTCTGCGCCGCCTGCAGACGACTCCATGATCACCTGCTCGATCACCAGCAGATCATCTTCGCAGTCGACGATGAGATTGGTGATGCCGCGGGATTCATCGGAGACGATGAACAGGGTGGCGGCGTCATCCTGACGATCGATGGTGACGCCCAATTCATTGAGAAAATCGCGGACGACGGAGAAATATCCTGACATGGGAGTTCCTTTTGTTGGAATGCCGTTCGGATGGCGATAGCGCGGAATCGCTCGGGCGGACCGCAACCATTACAACGTAGGTGGCGCATGGAAGCCGTCGGTTGCAACTTCACCGGCGCAAACGCCGCCTATGGGATGGAGATTGCGGCAAACGCCGTTTCAACCCGCGTGCGCCCGCCCAGCCTCTCAATCACATATGGGGCGTTGCGCCGGATTGGCAAGAGGGACAATGCGGCGCAACCGCGTTTTTTCCACCGCCAGCGGCGTCGCGCGCGCAGTTGGATTGTTGAAAAGCGCTATCATTGTGGCGCCTTGGCAGGGTCAATTCAACCGCTTTATCCGTTGCAAAAGGCTGAAATCGCGCATAATCCCTTGGGCCGCAGCGCACATCGCGGCATCATGGACGGGTCGCTATCGCATTGAGGAGTCGGATTGATGAATGTTGCCAAACAGTTGATTGTCCGCGTGGGCGCGCCAATGGCGCTGCTGCTTGTGTTGAGCGGTTGCGGACCATCGGTGAAATCCACCGTCATCGCCCCGCCCAGCGGCGTGAGCGAAGGCTCTGCGCCGCGCAGCGTGGCGGTGCTGCCGTTCAGCGGTCAGGGCGGGCGGCGGGTGAGCTCCGCGATTGAGAGCGCCTTGACCAACGCCAAGCTGCGCGGCGCGGCCTACTTCACGGTGGTGGATCGCACGCGCCTGGGGTCGGTGCTCAAGGAGTTGCGCTTGAGCAATGAGAACCCCTACTTCGACGCCTCGTCGGCGGCGCGGGTGGGGCGTCTGGCGGGAGCCCAGGCGATTCACTACGGCGACGTCTCCGCCTATGGCTGGAACACCACAAAGTACGGCCTGGCGCGCGAGGATTGGTGTCGCCGCGCCTATCGCGGCCACTCGCGCAAGAAAGAGGAGCGTGAAGCGTGCATGCAGGGCCAGCATCCGCGTGAGAATATCGGCGACAAGGACCGCAACGGGCAACCGCTCTCCACCATCACCTGTCGCCAGCGCCGCGCCGAGGTGCGCATTGCGCCCAAAGTGGTGGCGGTGGAGACCGGCCGCATCCTCTATTCGCAGACTCTGAGCGCGTCGCGCTCCAGCCAGTACTGCCCGGGCGACAAAACCGGTTTGACGCGCGGCCAGACGCTGTTGGATCAGGCCATGACCGAGGTGATGGATGACTACCGCAAGGCGGTGGCGCCGTATGAGAAGGAGATCTCCATCGACCTGATGGAGGAGCCGCTGGCGCCGCTGGCGGCGCACCCCAAGGCGCTGCTGGATCGCGGTTTGGCCTTCGTGCGCGCCGACCGTCTGGAGCGCGGTTGTGAGCTGTGGCGTCAGGCGCGCCGCGAAGGCGGCGAGAACAGTCCGGTGATTCTGTACAATCTGGGCGTGTGCAGCGAGATGTCCGGTCGTTTGCAGGGGGCGCTGGATCTCTACCTGGACGCCGAGCGCATGTTGTTGGAGCCTTCGCGTCCCATCGCAGAGGGGATCAAACGCACCCGCGCGGCGCTGGACCGGCAGCATCGCGGTCTGTAGGTAGTCGCATTCAAATTCGCCAATGCCCTTGTTCTGAATTTGACTCACAAGAGCGCGCGCCTCGGCTGGAGAAGCGGCTAGATTCGATAGACGCTGCGGAATCTTTCACGCTCCACGCCATACTGTTTGGCGTTCCCCGGGGCCGGTTTGGGCGCCTCCGCCGTTGGCGGTTCGGGCTTCTCTTCAGCCGGGGCGGGCTTCGCCGCCAGGGGCAGAGCGGGCATGCCGCTTTCGGGGGGGAAGTCACACAGCTTGACGACTTTCCGGTGATTGGGCGATATCAACACGCCGACGGCAAAGCTCCCTTGCTGCATGCGCGCCCCCCAGCCGGGCGGGTTGGGCAACGCGGTATAATCCTTGCCGCTCACCAACACGCCATCACGCGGGTGGGTCAGGCGGAATTTTATCCGCCAAATACCGTATTCGCGTGAGATGAGACTGACTTCCGTTACCGTGGCCTGGTGATAGTCGCCTCGTATGTGGAGCGCATGTCGATCCGTTAACCAAGCCCCGGCGCGCAGCATAAACAGCGTGATCCAGAACCCGCTCAACACGCCCCAGACGACGAAAAAATTCCCATTCCAGGGCGCGGGGCTCACGATTGTGCTGAGAAGACCCAGAAAAACACACAACACCAGACGCCGCTTAACCAGCGCGTGCTGATAGATCTGTCGCCACTGGGCGTTGTGGTCGTCGGCGAAGGCGCGGCGCTGCTCGCTGTCCCAGACCGTGGGGGGCGCTGCGGGCGGGGTGTCGGTGTTCATGGTTTGTCCAGTGCGCACAGCGCCAAAGCGGTTGGTTTGTTGTGCACGGTTTGCATGCGCCGCGCGGTCGGTCAGACGGTGTAGACGCTGCGAAAGCGGTCGCGATGGGCGCCGTAACGCTTAAGCTCGCGCTGCTGATTGGAACCTTCAGGCGCGGGGGCGCCCTCCTGCATCGGGTCCAGGGTCCCTTTGGGACCGGCCTCCGCCAGCGCCGCCAGCCCGCTCTCGGCGGGAAAGTCGCTGAGCAGGATATAGGTGTCGCTGTCGGTGGGCAGCAGCACCCCCACCAGCAGATCCTCCTCCTTGAGGCGTTCACGCCATTGCGGCGCGTCGGGGTGGGCGGTGTAGTCGTTATCCTCCACCACCTTGTTCTCTTTTTTCGGATTGCGTACGCGGAATTTGACCTGCCAGATGCCCCGGCTCTCGTCCTCTTCGAGAATCTCGGTGACGAATGCGGTGGCGTAGTCGCCGCGGGCGTGGCTCTTGCGCCGCGACTTGGCGTAATCGCTGGAGATGATCCAGAACAGCGCCGTCCACACCAGGGTGGCGATGCCCCAGGCGAGGATGAAATCCCAATTCCACCACCACGTTCCCAGTCCGGCGCAGATGGCCCCCACAACGCCATACATCCACCACAGGCTGGTGAACAGCGCGCGGCGGTAGAGCGCCCGCCACTGGGCGGCGTGGGCGTCGGCGAAGGCGCGGCGTTGTTCCGGGCTCCAGGTCATGCAGATAGACTCCCTGCGGGTTGATCATCCAAGTGGCGCGCCCGCCCTGGGGCGCGCGGCGTGTGTGTGACGCTGTCGATTCAGGCGCTGTAGACGCTGCGAAACCGCGCCCGCTGCGCCCCGTAGAGCTTGGGCGCGCGCTTGCGCGGCGGCGCCGACGTCATAATGGGGCCCCACATGCCGTCAAAGAAGCCTTTGGGGCCAACCTCGCGCAGGGCCGGCAGGCCGCTCGGCGCAGGGAAATCACTCAACACCACCTGCTCGGAGGGGTTCGACAAGGCGAACACGCCGATGAGCAGATCCTGCGTGAGTCGGCGCTCTGGCCAGCGTTCAACGTCCGCCAGGGTGGTGTAGTCGCTCTCCTGCTTGATCTTGCCGCTTTTGAGTTGGCGATATTTGAATTTGACCAGCCACACGCCATGTTTCTCGTCGCTCAACTCCACATCGGTGACCACCGCCGGGCAGTAGGTCTCGCCGTCGATGTGGCCGCGCTTGCGCTTGGCGGCCAGATCATTGGCGGTGAACCAGAATAGGAGCGCCCAGATCAGCGTCGCCAGCGGCCACGCCAAGCGCCAATCCCAGGAGACGAACATGCCGCCCAGCCAAGTGGCGACGCCCCCCAGTAGGATGAAGACCCACCAGAAGGAGAAGAAGTAGACGCGCCGATAGATGCGTTTCCACTCCTGTGCGTGAGCCTCGGCGAAGGCGCGCCGCTGTTCTGCGTCCCAGGCCATCAGGCGGCGTTCCAGGTCATCAGGCGGCGCCGGAGCCTTGGCCGGAGCGCAGCGGCGTGATGGCGTTATCGGGCAGAAACACCAGCGCGCGGATGCGGGTTTCGCTGTTGGCGAACACCTCGGCGTCGAAGCCATGCAGGCCGGTGTCGTCGCGCAGGGCGTAGCAGTCCACCTCCAGCAGCCCCTCCTCGTAGGTGGGCAGGCGTTTGTGGCGGTAGTCGCCATCCAGCCAGTAGCCCTTCCAGGCGTCCACCGACTGCACGTAACTGGGCGCGGTCCAGCCTTTGAACGCATCCGGCTCGCTGACCCGCTCCATGCGCACCCCCACCGCTTCGCCGAACATCTCCGCCAGTTTGTCCAGCGGCAGCAGTTGGCCCACTTCGCCGCGGCTCAACTCGCGCCCCACCGCCAGCGCCCGGTCGCCCCAATCGGCGGTCACCTCCAGGGTGTACAGGCGGTTGCGATCGTCGCGCAGTTGGAACAGCGTGCGCGTTTCGCCCTGCAGGTCCAAGGTCCAGATGTCGGTGACCTCCATGGCCCGTTCGCTCAACTCGGGGATCTCCGGCAGCACGGAGAATTGCGCCAGATCGCCAATGCGCAGGTTGCGGGGGTGGTTGTCGGGTAGGTTGGATGGGGACACCGGGCTCTCCTGGTTGGACTGGGAACGAGAGGGTATTGAAATTTAATCGGACGTGGGGCGCAACTCCTGCCCCGCCTTTCTCCACAGAAACGCCAGACAGGCGAACGCCAGCGCAATCCATACGGCAATCCAGACAATCTCCGGGATCAGGGTCATTCTGGCCAGGGTATGGCCATCGCCGCCCACGGCGTGGAACAGATTGAGCGGCGAGTGGATGGCGGTGATCAGCACGTAGATGCCGCAGAACTGCAAAAACGGTTTGATGATGGCCGCGTGGCTCCATTTGACCGCGATGACGAACAGGCCGGTGAGCATGCCGCCGATGAGCCAACTGGCCGGATCGCGCATATACAGCACGGTGGTGGCGCCGACGAACAGCGCCAGCAGGCTGGCCATGGTGCGGGCGCTGGTTTTGGAGCTGGAGGAGGCCACCATGTAGATCATGGTTCCCCATAGCGCGGCGCCGAAGTAGCCGCAGAAGGTGACAATGAAGCCGATGCCGCCGCGGTGGTAGGCCATGCCGCTGTCGTTCAGATTCAGCTCGATGCGGGTGATGGAGCCGCCGGTGAGCAGCGTCGCCAAACCGTGGCCCATCTCATGGAAATAGGTCTCCATCAGCGAGAACGGGTAGCTGACGATGGGGATCTGCCGCACGATGAAGGCCAGCAGGGCCAACAGCAGCAGGGTCATGCGCGGGCTGAAACGGGGCATCGGCTTCTCATCATTGTCGTGACGCTTGCTTCCACAGCGTCGCACTGGGTAAGGTGGGCGCCGTGCAACGCCCCCGTAAGAGTCCAACAATTCTCAGGATCGGTCAATATGTCCGCCAATAGCATCGAACAGAAAATGGAGCGGGGAACCGCTATCGCACGGCGCTTCACCATCTGGCTGACGGAAAATGGCAAATGGCGTCTGATCGTCGGCGGCCTGCTGTTGCTGCTGAACCTGCCCGGTTTTGTGGGCGCGAGCCTGATGTTTGTTTCCGGGCCGATCAAATCCGCCTATCTGAGCGCCAACGGTCAGGAGGTCACCGCCACGGTGACGGCGCTGGAGGACGCCTCCAGCATGACTGTCGATGGCAAGCGCCTGAAAGAGGTCTCCTACGTCTACACCCTCGATGGCGAGGAGTGCGCCGGCAGCGCCACGGTGAATGTGCCCGGCAGCGTGCGCGTGGATGGCCCCATCGCCGTGCG
This genomic window contains:
- a CDS encoding XAC2610-related protein — protein: MSLRSLIILTALAACCSPSPAAAAPTLAPACDFAAKVSGHGRGVACRIPLDRDRGAFTLEAWGDLNDDALEAHGLRLSHLAKPDYADRQARVTLTLAPFPAQIWRTADGVGGLKAADFNGDGYTDLALLERETGRPNPPYFYWLFDPEADQFVRSSALERLGDVFLNPATGLLETYWRMGASEEGVSHHRWVNGTLTIAFQAVCPMFHEPGEGALLLTGADGVEQEIPMAPGESCLERMENEEKAFQARWAARTSPPAAQPPPP
- a CDS encoding PspA/IM30 family protein; the protein is MSGFFQRLFTWGKSEAHAVMDKVEDPAKMAEQGIRELKEDQTRNMESLAQVKAQTVRLRRDVNADKENAANYERKAMLLLQKAQSGQLDPAEADRLAGEALAKRDEANSRANALQTDLQKLDAMTAQLERNVRNIRDQIGKWENELRTLKARAQVSSATKKLNAELAQVDGKGTIAMLERMRDKVNEQESLAQAYGDMAAATTSTDDAIDAALGDDKGASASDSLAALKARMNMQ
- a CDS encoding YbjN domain-containing protein gives rise to the protein MSGYFSVVRDFLNELGVTIDRQDDAATLFIVSDESRGITNLIVDCEDDLLVIEQVIMESSAGGAEVYKRLLQMNRELVHGAFCLDEDGQRVIFRDTLQLANLDLNELEASINALSVGLVDFADELIAFAQGAAA
- a CDS encoding CsgG/HfaB family protein, yielding MNVAKQLIVRVGAPMALLLVLSGCGPSVKSTVIAPPSGVSEGSAPRSVAVLPFSGQGGRRVSSAIESALTNAKLRGAAYFTVVDRTRLGSVLKELRLSNENPYFDASSAARVGRLAGAQAIHYGDVSAYGWNTTKYGLAREDWCRRAYRGHSRKKEEREACMQGQHPRENIGDKDRNGQPLSTITCRQRRAEVRIAPKVVAVETGRILYSQTLSASRSSQYCPGDKTGLTRGQTLLDQAMTEVMDDYRKAVAPYEKEISIDLMEEPLAPLAAHPKALLDRGLAFVRADRLERGCELWRQARREGGENSPVILYNLGVCSEMSGRLQGALDLYLDAERMLLEPSRPIAEGIKRTRAALDRQHRGL
- a CDS encoding M50 family metallopeptidase: MPRFSPRMTLLLLALLAFIVRQIPIVSYPFSLMETYFHEMGHGLATLLTGGSITRIELNLNDSGMAYHRGGIGFIVTFCGYFGAALWGTMIYMVASSSSKTSARTMASLLALFVGATTVLYMRDPASWLIGGMLTGLFVIAVKWSHAAIIKPFLQFCGIYVLITAIHSPLNLFHAVGGDGHTLARMTLIPEIVWIAVWIALAFACLAFLWRKAGQELRPTSD